A region from the Flavobacteriales bacterium genome encodes:
- a CDS encoding efflux RND transporter permease subunit — translation MKDFFVRYKNPVAVVLALILMGGLFAYSRLQSSLFPEVTFPKIKVIADSGLQPVDKMMVTVTRPLEAVIKRTPHLKNIRSVTSRGSCEISAFLDWSADVDLGKQQITAAIDQVRSELPPGTTIAVEKMNPSILPVMGYVIGGGGKSDIELDLIANYTVKPYLAQVDGVSDVRVIGGRKKEYRITLRPERMSALGVNPDAITAALARTNFINSNGFLFTNHRMYLSVTDATVGSLDELRQLVISNDGKRIKRLQDLAEVGIAEEPQYIRVNANGTNAVLLAVVKQPATNLITLSDDVKKRVDELNNGLLPKGVTLSPYYVQSEFVSESIKSVRDSLLIGLLLAIAVAVVFLRSLRSSLVLLITIPITLGLSLVVMYAFGYTLNIMTLGALAAAIGLIIDDAIVVVEQIHRTHEEHPGRPTRELLSGSVRYLLPAMVGSSLSTIVIFLPFILLSGVAGAYFRVLADTMMITLACSFVVTWIGLPVVYLLLPEERRSKKVVEEAPDPESEDTERKPGAWVGWFIRRPWLSVGFVVLVGFFAWIASRHLETGFLPEMDEGSIVLDYTSPPGTSLEETDRMLREAEKTLAEVPEVESYSRRTGTQMGFFITEPNYGDYLIQLRKDRKRTTLDVIDDIRRRYEASQPALRIDFGQVIGDMLGDLMSSTQPIEIKVYGNDQHRLQALAREVAHVVERTPGTADAFDGINIAGPSVNVESNDQALAQRGLSPQDLQSQLQTQSQGTPIGSLFERQQLTPVRMVYPNAAGASLDDLRGAQLFLPDGRLVRASEVASITVGPGEAEIERENLQLMVPVTARLDNRDLGSVMADIQRSIATDIHLPQGYHITYGGAFQEQQQSFSELLVILLVASLLVFTVLLFLFGELRVALLILVLAVLGVSGCILALYLTNTALNVGSYTGIIMIIGIIAENAIFTYLQFAHNRETLGVDEALTFAIGTRLRPKLMTALGAIIALMPIALGIGAGAQLHQPLAIAVIGGFLVALPLLLLVFPSMLRVLFRK, via the coding sequence ATGAAGGACTTCTTCGTCCGGTACAAGAACCCGGTAGCCGTGGTGTTGGCGCTCATCCTCATGGGCGGCTTGTTCGCGTATTCCCGTTTACAGTCGTCCTTGTTCCCAGAGGTCACCTTTCCCAAGATCAAGGTGATCGCCGACAGTGGCTTGCAACCCGTGGACAAGATGATGGTGACGGTGACGCGCCCACTGGAAGCCGTCATCAAGCGCACGCCGCACCTCAAAAACATCCGCAGTGTCACCAGTCGCGGCAGTTGCGAGATCAGCGCCTTCCTCGATTGGAGCGCCGACGTCGACCTGGGCAAGCAACAGATCACCGCCGCCATCGACCAGGTGCGCAGCGAACTGCCGCCGGGCACCACCATCGCCGTGGAGAAGATGAACCCCTCCATCCTTCCGGTGATGGGCTATGTCATCGGCGGTGGCGGCAAGAGCGACATCGAGTTGGACCTCATCGCCAACTACACCGTGAAACCTTACCTCGCGCAAGTGGATGGCGTGAGCGACGTGCGTGTGATCGGCGGGCGCAAGAAGGAATACCGCATCACCCTGCGTCCCGAACGCATGAGCGCCTTGGGCGTCAATCCCGATGCGATCACCGCTGCATTGGCCCGCACCAACTTCATCAACAGCAACGGCTTCCTCTTCACCAACCACCGTATGTACCTGAGCGTCACCGACGCCACCGTGGGTTCGCTGGACGAGTTGCGGCAATTAGTGATCTCCAACGATGGCAAACGCATCAAGCGCCTGCAAGACCTGGCGGAAGTCGGTATCGCCGAGGAACCGCAATACATCCGCGTCAACGCCAATGGCACCAACGCCGTATTGCTTGCGGTGGTGAAGCAGCCCGCCACCAACCTCATCACCCTTTCCGATGATGTGAAGAAGCGCGTGGACGAGTTGAACAACGGCCTGCTTCCAAAGGGTGTAACACTGTCACCCTACTACGTGCAGTCGGAATTCGTGAGCGAGTCCATCAAGAGCGTGCGCGATAGTTTGCTCATCGGCCTGTTGTTGGCCATTGCCGTAGCGGTGGTCTTCCTGCGATCGTTGCGCTCCAGCCTCGTCCTGCTCATCACCATTCCCATCACATTGGGCCTGTCGCTGGTGGTGATGTACGCGTTCGGCTACACGCTCAACATCATGACCCTAGGTGCGCTCGCTGCTGCCATCGGCCTCATCATCGACGATGCCATCGTGGTGGTGGAACAGATCCACCGCACCCACGAGGAACATCCCGGCAGGCCCACGCGCGAGTTGCTCAGTGGTTCCGTGCGCTACCTGCTTCCCGCCATGGTCGGCAGCTCGCTCAGCACCATCGTCATCTTCCTGCCCTTCATACTGTTGAGCGGCGTGGCGGGCGCGTACTTCCGCGTGCTCGCGGATACCATGATGATCACGCTCGCCTGTTCGTTCGTAGTCACTTGGATCGGCCTGCCTGTAGTCTATCTCCTGCTGCCCGAAGAGCGCAGGTCGAAAAAGGTCGTTGAAGAAGCTCCGGATCCCGAAAGCGAAGACACGGAGCGCAAGCCCGGCGCATGGGTGGGCTGGTTCATCCGCCGTCCGTGGTTGAGCGTGGGCTTCGTGGTGCTCGTCGGTTTCTTCGCGTGGATCGCTTCGCGCCACCTGGAAACCGGCTTCCTCCCTGAAATGGACGAAGGCTCCATCGTGCTGGATTACACCTCACCGCCCGGCACTTCATTGGAAGAGACCGACCGCATGCTGCGCGAAGCGGAGAAGACCTTGGCCGAGGTGCCGGAAGTCGAGAGCTACAGTCGGCGCACCGGCACGCAGATGGGCTTCTTCATCACCGAACCCAACTACGGCGACTACCTCATCCAACTGCGCAAGGACCGCAAACGCACAACCCTCGACGTCATCGACGACATCCGCCGCCGGTATGAAGCATCACAACCCGCCTTGCGCATCGACTTCGGCCAGGTGATCGGCGACATGCTCGGCGACCTCATGAGCAGCACCCAGCCCATCGAGATCAAGGTCTACGGCAACGACCAGCACCGCTTGCAGGCGCTTGCTCGCGAAGTGGCGCACGTTGTGGAACGCACGCCGGGAACAGCGGATGCGTTCGACGGCATCAACATCGCCGGACCGTCGGTGAACGTGGAAAGCAACGATCAAGCCTTGGCGCAGCGCGGTCTTTCACCACAGGACTTGCAAAGCCAATTGCAGACACAGTCCCAAGGCACTCCCATCGGGTCCTTGTTCGAGCGGCAGCAGCTCACACCCGTGCGCATGGTATACCCCAACGCGGCGGGCGCTTCCTTGGACGACCTGCGCGGCGCGCAGCTCTTCCTCCCGGATGGCCGCTTGGTCCGCGCTTCGGAAGTCGCGTCGATCACCGTCGGCCCCGGTGAAGCGGAGATCGAACGCGAGAACCTGCAACTGATGGTGCCTGTGACCGCGCGGCTGGACAACCGCGACCTCGGCAGCGTAATGGCCGACATACAGCGCAGCATTGCGACCGATATACACTTGCCCCAAGGCTACCACATCACCTACGGCGGTGCGTTCCAGGAACAGCAACAGTCCTTCAGTGAACTGCTGGTGATCCTGCTTGTCGCCAGCCTCCTCGTGTTCACCGTCCTGCTCTTCCTCTTCGGGGAATTGCGCGTGGCCTTGCTCATCCTGGTGCTTGCGGTGCTCGGTGTCAGCGGCTGCATCCTGGCGCTCTACCTCACCAATACCGCGCTCAACGTGGGCAGCTACACGGGCATCATCATGATCATCGGCATCATCGCCGAGAACGCCATCTTCACCTACCTCCAGTTCGCGCACAACCGCGAAACGCTGGGCGTGGATGAGGCGCTCACCTTCGCCATCGGCACCCGCCTTCGC